A genome region from Nicotiana tabacum cultivar K326 chromosome 13, ASM71507v2, whole genome shotgun sequence includes the following:
- the LOC142167981 gene encoding uncharacterized protein LOC142167981 has product MCGDKPGVELGEVPFYGTRRLAFEELKKRLVTAPIIVAPDWEQPLELICDASDYAIGAVLGQRNEIMVHPIYYASKMLSGAQLNYTMTEKEMLVVVFAFDKFRSYLIEFDLEIRDRKGTENQVAYHLSRLERVEQKVEVEDITETSPDEQLLAAAMEEIPWCIPEKDQSYVLQACHASPYGGHFGGIWTALKVLESGLYWPTYSKIHIPRRKVVMSAKELATYLAVMRSP; this is encoded by the exons atgtgtggagacaaacCTGGTGTTGAACTAGGAGAAGttccattttatggtacaagaag gttagcatttgaggagctgaagaagagactggtgactgcaccaatcatcGTTGCACCCGACTGGGAGCAGCCGTTAGAGCTCATATGTGATGCGAGTGACTATGCCATAGGAGCAGTTCTAGGGCAGCGAAACGAGATAATGGTGCACCCCATTTACTATGCAAGCAAAATGCTAAGCGGTGCACAACTAAATTATACCATGACTGAGAAAGAGATGTTGGTTGTGGTGTTTGCATTCGACAAATTTCGGTCTTATTTGATAG AATTCGATTTGGAGATCCGCGATAGGAAAGGAACAGAGAACCAAGTGGCATATCATCTTTCAAGGTTGGAGAGAGTTGAACAGAAAGTAGAAGTTGAAGATATAACAGAGACATCCCCAGATGAACAACTACTAGCAGCGGCAATGGAGGAGATACcttg gtgtatccccgagaaagatcaatCTTATGTATTGCAGGCCtgccatgcttcaccatatggtgggcaCTTTGGAGGAATTTGGACAGCTTTGAAGGTGTTGGAGTCGGGTTTATATTGGCCGACTTATTCAAAGATACACATACCTAGGAGAAAagttgtgatgagtgccaaagaatTGGCAACATATCTTGCCGTCATGAGATCCCCATGA